The Polypterus senegalus isolate Bchr_013 chromosome 10, ASM1683550v1, whole genome shotgun sequence genomic interval GAAGATTAGGAATATACAGTTGGATCTCATCTTGGATCTCCCTATAGTGTCTTTCTGAAGATTTGTATACTGTTTAGTTAATAAACTGTTGCACTCCTATAAATAGCCAACTTGAGATATATTACTCTTTcatatgcaatattttatttccattacTATATTATAATCATCACTATGCTCTAGTACAtgcttttcctttttgttatCCATTGCTTGCTTTTCCTTCTTAATCTGTGAATAGGTGAAAATGCATTTCTGGAGCACTGTCAGGAGAAAAATTGAGAAAGCTCATTGTTTTCTTCTAGACGTCTAGAAAAGGAGAAGCAAAATCTGTACTTAGACATCAATTGGTTTATCATAGCAAAACATTATCCTAACATTGCAAAATCCCTGGCATTTTGTGACCCTAAAATCACTGGATCTTGGACTCACTGGAGTACCAAAGCTGCTGCTCTGCCAAACTCCATGATATCTGTTCCCTTTACACTTTCACACTACAAACTTCTGCACACTCTTGAGAAGATAGCAGCCAGAGCACTAACAGTCCTTCCTCGAAACTGCAGCATTCTTCTCTGTTGACTTCTAAATTGGATCTCCCTATATTGTCTTTTTGTAGATTTGTATGCTGTGCAAATGTACAAGCTAATTTTAAAACGGTGTGTTGATGATGTAgttattttgttgtcattgtgGCTTTGCTCAGTCATTGTAAACATAAAACTTTTCCAGAGTATGATTCTCAACATCAAACGTGATTCATCCAAGGAGCTAGTGTTCCCTACAGCACACACAAGGATTCATGGGGAAAAGTGCAAACAGTCAAATTAATCAGGCTGGTAATCAAACCAAGGTTATTTAAATATCATTACCAATACAATTTATCAGGGCTAATTGTATAGTTAATTTTTAAACTATATATTGTTCACAGAAAATAAAGTGTTATCATTTTTACACCTTACAGATTCTACTTAAGAGAGCTTGCTCAATTACTACTTAATTTGCCTGCGAGTTTCAGAGTTATGAAGCATACTTGCCACTGCATCTTTGGTCTTTATCAGTATATGCAaatttaagtgttgtattttccCATCCTTTCTACATTAAATATCTAAGTAACTATTTCAGATCTTTAAGGTGTCTTATATCTAACTACTAttacacataaaatgtattgttatttaatattgctTCAAAGAGCCTTTTCCATGCTCCAAGCactttaaataatcaaataaaaataaatttaaaaaacaatctaAAACGGTATTACTATGGTTACTAAAgttattacttttatattattataattatccaTCTATCAgttttctaacctgcttgtcCAGTTTATCGTTACAATGCTGATACTTGTGCTTTtatcaattaaaaatgttaagtaaTAGGTTTATCAAGTAATTCACATCTGCATTTAAAACACTTAAATGTGAGAAGACTAAAAGTCTAAATCAGGGCaaaccaaaagagaaaaaaaattatttagttgAATCTTCAAATATCAAATTATCCCAGAAACATATATGGCTTTCAAAGGGTAATTAAAGAAGTCATTTCCGATCCAGAACCATAAAACAAAgtaactgtccatccatccatccattatccaacccgctatatcctaactacagggtcacagggttctgctgaagccaatcccagccaacatagggcgcaaggaaacaaaccctgggcagggcgccagcccactgtagaaATAAAGTAACTGTAGTAGGGTATGTTGACACTTTTTTATGTGACTGGTCAGAAATGCAAGGGggaataaaagaaagcaaaaagcaTAACCTTTAATTAATGCTTAAAAATTCAATCTTATCTGACTAAAGGCAGTTTGCAATTTCATTCCAAGTCAATGCACTACTAATTAACATGCTAACCCACCAGGAAGCAGGAACCTGTCTGTTAAAGTGGTAATCATTTGATGACCAGCTTAGCATATAATAGCTTAGAAGTACTTAAACAACACTCCAGTTTATGAACTAATCTGTTTCTTATCTATATTCAAGGGAAAATGATCTTTAGATGTAAACCATCCTTGTACAGGTATACGTGGGAATACTATGATACATTCACATCCTCCTTCAATGTGAGTGCTTCTACAGTTGGGGGTGTGATGGGGTACAAACAAAGAAGAATGTTTCAactttagttaaaaataaattgttaacaCTTAAATTGACACTAAAAGGCAGTGTGTATAGAACTGAAACAAGTATTTCTGTAgattttttgtaagttttttttagcTTCTATACATATTTTGGATGCGTCTTTCACTCTGTGGAGAGGTTAACACTGCTGACTCAACGATTCAGCGTCCAGAGTTAGACTCCCAAACTTTGATAGACTGCTAGTTGTCGGAGTAGAGTATGCATATTTTTCCATGCTTGTGTAGGACTCCCCCACCCCCACCCAAGAACTTAATTATTTCCTCCATACTCCAAAAatatgtgtgttaggttaaatgAGAAATATAAATTTGCCTGTGCGAGCATGCTTGTGCTCTGCAAAGGACTGAAATTCTGTCCTAAGCTACTTTTTTTTGTAGTGGCCAATACTGATGGGGCAGACTCCAGGCTCCTCACATCCTGCATTGACTTAAGTGGgctttaaaattactttattatATAGCAACATGGTATATTACATATCAATTCAACTGCACCTAttgtatctatatataaataaagagtaTGATCTCGGTCAGGTTGTTTCTGAAATGTTATGTACTGGTTATTTTTATGATACTACCTTCTACACCTCTAAATATAAGCAAAAAGACCTGTATTTAATTCCAGTTTCTTTTTGGTGTTTATTAAGAAGTTCATATATTTAAAAGATAACAAaggaataaaataagtaattttatATGTCAGCTACCCTATTTAATTACTTATCATATCTTACTGCATATTGCAGATCTACCCTAGCCTAGGACCCAATTAGTTTCCAGTGAGATACCTATATCTAAAGGGAAAACTAAGTCTGTCAAAttggaaaatttaaaataaaaatgttagatttcagtttaattatattaattaaatgtTGATGACTTTTGTTCTTCCAACAATTTTACATCAGTGAAAGTTTAGAGAAGATCAAGCTAATGCACAATAAAAGCATTTTTCATAGCATATTTTGCTCACATTTTCAAAGCAGGCCAATGTTTCTGGAGGTCACCgtataagaaaaaaattatttgaattgaattggtacTTACCTGTCTCTGTTGCTGCAACTGCTGTTGCTCCAGCTGtaatttttctgtttcaaagaCAACAGGCAGGACTAGGATCATGAAAGAGGTGGTGCCAATCCAGAGAGCAGAACGAGTAAAACTAAAATATGTAAGAACAGCAGGAGTAGGTAAGCCAACTGTATAACCAATAACCATAAATAAAGCTATACAGTACaatgattaatttatttgtgtGTCATGTGTAAGACAGTGACATGTCTTTCAATCTGCAGTGAAATGAGGTAGTGCCAATCCAGAAAGCAGAGTGAGCAAAGCTAGAATATGTAAGaacagcaagtcaagtcaagttggggagcatgcactggtacagcacgttgccgcacccactacacgacaaaacaacccAGGATCCCGGTTTACAACCCCcccagtccagtcccaccttccagaaatgaccctctatctgccgcagccaggtgttacgtgggcgaccccttggcctggtccagccactcggatccccaacaataaggatcttatgagctggattaccaccctcagggaatcgcgacacatggctgtagtgctgtaattAATGCTCCCTCACGAtgcatgtaatgtgcctcatttgggactccatgagcaacagctcattcgacacaaagtcaaaccaacggtactcaaggattttccggagagacacagttccaaaggagtccagtcttcatcacgggtcactggatagcgtccatgtctcgcaaccatatagcaagacaggaagcaccaggactctaaagacttggaccttcgtccttctgcatagatatcgggagcaccacaccagcgacctcatgacccccatactctcccaatccatctactgacttcagaggaagagtcaccagagacatgaatgtcactgccaagctAAGAAAACCTCTagacgaggttgacactctctccgcaaaaagacacactgctgatggctgtgcccaagcggtcattaaaggtctggaagAACAGCACTGAAATAAAAACGCTGTTAAACCATTTTCCAACAAAATTATTTAGGGAATTATACCGATActatttttgttcaaattaaaacaagtagacacatttaaaatgcatttatcaaATACATTCAAGATTTGGTTATACAAGTTATCACACCACAAATCtttttgccatctttaatcattcAGTGCTATAATCTTGGGTCAGTGGAAGTTTTGTTATCACAGCAGGCCCTTATAAAAACACCAATATTTAAGCAGGTTTTGTTCAGTTACCTGTACAGCTTCTTTGCAACGGTGACAGAACAGTTTAGCGTGACACCCACTGCATTCCGCATACCATCTGGAAACATTTCTGTTAGCCCCCAAAGCCTTTCTGAAAGGGTCTCATCTAACtggaagttaataaaaaaaaaaaatatatatatatatatgcacacacacaattCAATACAGTGAAACATCAACACATCTTAAAttggaaatcatttttaaaaacatggtaTACAGATAGCAGGCTGGGGATGGGTTTGGGTAACAtgatttatattttccttcttttggAAAGATGTTCCATTAAATCTCAACACCATTTTTGGCTACAGGAACACTATGGGCAGAAAATGACATCTTTACTTCTCAGAGACGAAGAGTCACCTTACcaaatattttttccacattgtattttaaatgcatatcaatagtaTAATACTGTGAAATCAGTTTTGTGTTTGTGCATTTAAATAATATGATATATGATGAATGAATGTTGTAGGGAGTTAaacatgtgtttttcttttacctCTGCAGTAACTGTTAAGGCATTTAAAGCAACCTTTATTTTCAGGCCACACAACTacttaaaaaaaacctaaaacctCCTCTGTTGTGCAGTCTTAGCAAGTATGCTCCTCCAACGCAATCTTTTACCTTGTTCCTTTAGAGCTTGACATTTGCCTATTTAAGTGTGCTTGTTCATGTACTTTTGTGGAGGATCAAATTTGGTGACTGTCAATGAACAAAAAGCTGTTTTCTGAAATATACAGCTTAGTTAAATTCACTAGATGTGCGCAAATAACAGTAATGTCATTAAGCACCTTAGtgcttttactttataaatgCTAACCAGGTAACCATTACTGCAGATCCATTAACATGCAAAAACACCACATGATCATTAacatacataaaacaataaaatacccAATAATAGGAGCAGATGTTATGATGTTTTTTAGTCAAATTTCATTCCCACAGCCTTAGCAATCCAGTCATTTATCCAGTCCTCTTTGCTCATTTGTGTGGACTTGCATATAGGCTACTGTATGTATTAAGGCAAGTGTATGAACAGTAAATGGACTTTATGTGAGCATGTATGTATACTCACTACACACACACTTTCAAAATGAACGATACTGCAACTGTTTATTATCTATGCTGTTCCACTTATATGTATGTAATGTCTGAGTTTTGTTATAACCACCTTCAAAGCCTCCCTCCCAGCTAAGTTTCTATACATGCGATACTGGCAaatgaaagttatttttaaatactaCATCTAGTTTTATATATGCCACTGTTGTAATCAATAAAAATCAGTAATGGCATACCGAACAAGCAGCTTGAtaaaaatgcttaagtaaatcATAAGAGCCCAATGTGGGATTTGTTAAACTTTGAtacacaagcttttttttttttaaacttacgaATTTTATATGCGTTAACAACAATCACGATTAAACTCCTaggaaaaaaaagtcttcatgcAGCAGTGTAATTATGTATACTTAATTCAATTTCGATTACTTTTCCAGTGCTGATGCGTTtacatttactaaaataattgTACCCGGTGAGCAAATGTGACACTGAGGAATTTAAAGCTCACATTCCTCTTTGCAAAGAAATAAACTCGACATCAGACAAACAAAATATGCAgaccatatatacacacacacaacccctaataattataattttttggACAACCATGACTGTCATCTATCTTCACATTAGTAGAACCAAACAGCCTATCAAATCTGTGAGCATACTGTAAGATTATTTAAAACATCCAAATACAAAATGTTAGGAATTCATGTGACGTCTATAGGTTAAACTGTGCTCACCTCGTCATCGTCCTCTTCTCCTTCGATTTCGCCTTCAGGTGCCCTTTTCTCTACTGGGCCTGCAACTTGAGGTTGCTCTTCTATTTCTGCCATCACAACCAACACACAGCGACTTACTAGGAAGCTActtcaaatgtcaaaaatgtccAAACTGGAAAAGCCGCTGTTGACTAGAAAAAACCTCCACCCCTCTCTCTGTCGTGAATGACACGGCAACAACGTGCAAGCTAAAAATCCTGATTTACTACACCGGAGGTCACCGGTAGCTGT includes:
- the tomm22 gene encoding mitochondrial import receptor subunit TOM22 homolog, which produces MAEIEEQPQVAGPVEKRAPEGEIEGEEDDDELDETLSERLWGLTEMFPDGMRNAVGVTLNCSVTVAKKLYSFTRSALWIGTTSFMILVLPVVFETEKLQLEQQQLQQQRQILLGPNTGMSGAMPGMLPPGKI